CCCCCCGCTGTGTTGGCCAATCACATGACCTCCCCCCGCTGTGTTGGCCAATCACATGACCTCCCCCCGCTGTGTTGGCCAATCACATGACCTCCCCCCGCTGTGTTGGCCAATCACATGCCCCAGAGTCTTCACGTTGTTTATTTTGGTCCACACAGAGCGGAGACCAAGACATGCAGAGGGACGGTCCATCCATCCTCTACCAGCTCCAGGGTGGTGTGTAACCTTCCCAGGCTGAACACCCACACCCTGACAGTGGGCACAGCACCGGGCACagccccccctaccctccagagactggtggaggagctgagACCCCTGGTCAGGGTGAGCTGTGATCCCCTTGCAACACcctaacactacactaaccctGGTACCTTACCACCCTAACACTACACTACCCCTGGTACCTTACCACCCTAACACTACCCCTGGTACCTTACCACCCTAACACTACTCTACCCCTGGTACCTTACCACCCTAACACTACACTACCCCTGGTACCTTACCACCCTAACACTACTCTACCCCTGGTACCTTACCACCCTAACACTACCCCTGGTACCTTACCACCCTAACACTACCCCTGGTACCTTACCACCCTAACACTACCCCTGGTACCTTACCACCCTAACACTACACTACCCCTGGTACCTTACCACCCTAACACTACACTACCCCTGGTACCTTACCACCCTAACACTACCCCTGGTACCTTACCACCCTAACACTACTCTACCCCTGGTACCTTACCACCCTAACACTACACTACCCCTGGTACCTTACCACCCTAACACTACTCTACCCCTGGTACCTTACCACCCTAACACTACCCCCTGGTACCTTACCACCCTAACACTACCCCTGGTACCTTACCACCCTAACACTACCCCTGGTACCTTACCACCCTAACACTACACTACCCCTGGTACCTTACCACCCTAACAATACACTACCCCTGGTACCTTACCACCCTAACACTACCCCCTGGTACCTTATCACCCTAACACTACACTACCCCTGGTACCTTACCACCCTAACACTACACTACCCCTGGTACCTTACCACCCTAACACTACTCTACCCCTGGTACCTTACCACCCTAACACTACCCCTGGTACCTTACCACCCTAACAATACTCTACCCCTGGTACCTTACCACCCTAACACTACTCTACCCCTGGTACCTTACCACCCTAACACTACCCCTGGTACCTTACCACCCTAACACTACCCCTGGTACCTTACCACCCTAACACTACACTACCCCTGGTACCTTACCACCCTAACACTACCCCTGGTACCTTACCACCCTAACACTACACTACCCCTGGTACCTTACCACCCTAACAATACTCTACCCCTGGTACCTTACCACCCTAACACTACACTACCCCTGGTACCTTACCACCCTAACACTACCCCTGGTACCTTACCACCCTAACACTACCCTATCCCTGGTACCTTACCACCCTAACACTACTCTACCCCTGGTACCTTACCACCCTAACACTACTCTACCCCTGGTACCTTACCACCCTAACACTACCCCTGGTACCTTACCACCCTAACACTACACTACCCCTGGTACCTTACCACCCTAACACTACCCCTGGTACCTTACCACCCTAACACTACACTACCCCTGGTACCTTACCACCCTAACACTACACTACCCCTGGTACCTTACCACCCTAACACTACCCCTGGTACCTTACCACCCTAACACTACACTACCCCTGGTACCTTACCACCCTAACACTACACTACCCCTGGTACCTTACCACCCTAACAATACTCTACCCCTGGTACCTTACCACCCTAACACTACACTACCCCTGGTACCTTACCACCCTAACACTACTCTACCCCTGGTACCTTACCACCCTAACACTACTCTACCCCTGGTACCTTACCACCCTAACACTACCCCTGGTACCTTACCACCCTAACAATACTCTACCCCTGGTACCTTACCACCCTAACACTACTCTACCCCTGGTACCTTACCACCCTAACACTACTCTACCCCTGGTACCTTACCACCCTAACACTACCCCTGGTACCTTACCACCCTAACACTACACTACCCCTGGTACCTTACCACCCTAACACTACCCCTGGTACCTTACCACCCTAACACTACACTACCCCTGGTACCTTACCACCCTAACACTACCCCTGGTACCTTACCACCCCTAACACTACACTACCCCTGGTACCTTACCACCCTAACACTACCCCTGGTACCTTACCACCCTAACACTACACTACCCCTGGTACCTTACCACCCTAACACTACCCCTGGTACCTTACCACCCTAACACTACTCTACCCCTGGTACCTTACCACCCTAACACTACTCTACCCCTGGTACCTTACCACCCTAACACTACCCCTGGTACCTTACCACCCTAACACTACCCCTGGTACCTTACCACCCTAACACTACTCTACCCCTGGTACCTTACCACCCTAACACTACCCCTGGTACCTTACCACCCTAACACTACACTACCCCTGGTACCTTACCACCCTAACACTACACTACCCCTGGTACCTTACCACCCTAACACTACCCCTGGTACCTTACCACCCTAACACTACCCCTGGTACCTTACCACCCTAACACTACTCTACCCCTGGTACCTTACCACCCTAACACTACTCTACCCCTGGTACCTTACCACCCTAACACTACCCCTGGTACCTTACCACCCTAAGGGTCTGTCAGACGCTGACCCCTCTCCCGTGTCAGACCCTTCTACGCCGGACAACGGTCAGGAGATGCAAGAGGGAACAGCGGACTCTGTGATATCGTGTCCTGTTGGAATAGAGGGCCTCAGTGAGGGTGAACTTCCATTGGAACAAAGTAAGAAAACAGCTTCTGCTATGGCTGGGGAGGGCTCTGGTGGCTCCACAGAGCAACAGTTTCACCCCTCTGAGAAGGGCAGCCATGGGACTCaggaaactggactccattctgGGGACTGTGATGATAGAGAAATGGGAGATGCCTATGACCCTGATGAAACATCTCTGGATCATGCAGCTGACGTCTCAGATATCAGTGGCTCTGTGGACgttacagtaacagcagtatcaaACTGTGGAGCGCTGCTGTTCTCAGGTAGCGGGACTACTGATAGAGAACCTGCTAATACACCCCCAGAACCCCTGGTAGAGCCTACACCACCAGAACCCCTGGTAGAGCCTACACCCCTGGTAGAGCCTGAAGCCCTGTTAGAGCCTACACCCCCAGAACCCCTGTTAGAGCCTGAACCCCTGTTAGAGCCTACACCACCAGAACCCCTGTTAGAGCCTACACCCCCAGAACCCCTGGTAGAGCCTACACCCCTGTTAGAGCCTACACCACCAGAACCCCTGGTAGAGCCTACACCACCAGAACCCCTGTTAGAGCCTACACCCCTGTTAGAGCCTACACCACCAGAACCCCTGTTAGAGCCAGAACCCCTGTTAGAGCCTGAACCCCTGTTAGAGCCTACACCACCAGAACCCCTGTTAGAGCCTACACCCCCAGAACCCCTGTTAGAGCCTACACCCCCAGAACCCCTGTTAGAGCCTACACCCCTGTTAGAGCCTACACCACCAGAACCCCTGTTAGAGCCTACACCACCAGAACCCCTGTTAGAGCCTACACCACCAGAACCCCTGTTAGAGCCTACACCACCAGAACCCCTGTTAGAGCCTGAACCCCTGTTAGAGCCTACACCACCAGAACCCCTGTTAGAGCCTACACCACCAGAACCCCTGTTAGAGCCTACACCACCAGAACCCCTGTTAGAGCCTACACCACCAGAACCCCTGTTAGAGCCTGAACCCCTGTTAGAGCCTGAACCCCTGTTAGAGCCTGAACCCCTGTTAGAGCCTACACCACCAGAACCCCTGTTAGAGCCTGAACCCCTGTTAGAGCCTACACCACCAGAACCCCTGTTAGAGCCTACACCACCAGAACCCCTGTTAGAGCCTGAAGCCCTGTTAGAGTCTACACCCCCAGAACCCCTGTTAGAGCCTACACCACCAGAACCCCTGTTAGAGCCTGAACCCCTGTTAGAGCCTACACCACCAGAACCCCTGTTAGAGCCTACACCACCAGAACCCCTGTTAGAGCCTACACCACCAGAACCCCTGTTAGAGTCTACACCACCAGAACCCCTGTTAGAGCCTGAAGCCCTGTTAGAGTCTACACCACCAGAACCCCTGTTAGAGCCTACACCACCAGAACCCCTGTTAGAGCCTACACCACCAGAACCCCTGTTAGAGCCTGAACCCCTGTTAGAGCCTGAACCCCTGTTAGAGCCTACACCCCCAGAACCCCTGTTAGAGCCTACACCACCAGAACCCCTGTTAGAGCCTGAACCCCTGTTAGAGCCTGAACCCCTGTTAGAGCCTACACCACCAGAACCCCTGTTAGAGTCTACACCACCAGAACCCCTGTTAGAGCCTGAACCCCTGTTAGAGCCTGAACCCCTGTTAGAGCCTGAACCCCTGTTAGAGCCTACACCACCAGAACCCCTGTTAGAGCCTACACCCCCAGAACCCCTGTTAGAGCCTCAACCCCGGTTAGAGCCGACACTAGAGCCCGCAATAGAGCATCGCTCAGAGTCCTCATCAGAGCCTCAGTCAGAGCAGGTGTCCGAGGGGGATCTGCCACTAGAGGGCAGTGCCAGACAGGGTGACAGAGAAGGTGAGAGACAGGGTGACAGACAGGGTCACAGAGAAGGTGAGAGACAGGGTGCCAGACATGGTGACAGAGAAGGTGACAGACAGGGTGACAGACAGGGTGACAGAGAAGGTGAGAGACAGGGTGACAGAGAAGGTGACAGACAGGGTGTCGGACAGGGTGGCAGAGAAGGTGAGAGACAGGGTGACAGACAGGGTGACAGAGAAGGCGAGAGACAGGGTGCCAGACAGGGTAAGCCCATAGAGGCTGGTGACTCTGGCCTCAGAGCTGAGACTAAGGAGGGTGTGTTAGGGTCAGAGGTAACAGAAGGGATAGTGTCTGTACCTGCAGACCTCCAGAAATACCACCAGATTGACCGCCAGTCAGACAGTGAGCACCCTCCAGAGACCAGGGATGGGACTACCCCCATGGACGGAGACTTCCCGCCCCCAGAAACAGGTTCCAACTCTGGGGGAGCGTCTGGTGGAgcaggtggagagatggagggtggagaggagggtggagagggtgtAGCGATGGAGATAACAGAGG
This genomic stretch from Salmo salar chromosome ssa26, Ssal_v3.1, whole genome shotgun sequence harbors:
- the LOC106588061 gene encoding uncharacterized protein gives rise to the protein MQEGTADSVISCPVGIEGLSEGELPLEQSKKTASAMAGEGSGGSTEQQFHPSEKGSHGTQETGLHSGDCDDREMGDAYDPDETSLDHAADVSDISGSVDVTVTAVSNCGALLFSGSGTTDREPANTPPEPLVEPTPPEPLVEPTPLVEPEALLEPTPPEPLLEPEPLLEPTPPEPLLEPTPPEPLVEPTPLLEPTPPEPLVEPTPPEPLLEPTPLLEPTPPEPLLEPEPLLEPEPLLEPTPPEPLLEPTPPEPLLEPTPPEPLLEPTPLLEPTPPEPLLEPTPPEPLLEPTPPEPLLEPTPPEPLLEPEPLLEPTPPEPLLEPTPPEPLLEPTPPEPLLEPTPPEPLLEPEPLLEPEPLLEPEPLLEPTPPEPLLEPEPLLEPTPPEPLLEPTPPEPLLEPEALLESTPPEPLLEPTPPEPLLEPEPLLEPTPPEPLLEPTPPEPLLEPTPPEPLLESTPPEPLLEPEALLESTPPEPLLEPTPPEPLLEPTPPEPLLEPEPLLEPEPLLEPTPPEPLLEPTPPEPLLEPEPLLEPEPLLEPTPPEPLLESTPPEPLLEPEPLLEPEPLLEPEPLLEPTPPEPLLEPTPPEPLLEPQPRLEPTLEPAIEHRSESSSEPQSEQVSEGDLPLEGSARQGDREGERQGDRQGHREGERQGARHGDREGDRQGDRQGDREGERQGDREGDRQGVGQGGREGERQGDRQGDREGERQGARQGKPIEAGDSGLRAETKEGVLGSEVTEGIVSVPADLQKYHQIDRQSDSEHPPETRDGTTPMDGDFPPPETGSNSGGASGGAGGEMEGGEEGGEGVAMEITEVLRRRSEAPLVLGEHSGDHSDRTVDQGSCGTRTEEGSEHSDSQPATDQALHLDPSVTLDPSVTLTLTLDPSVTWSDCGDGDDVTAVVVSTYTGDVPPNSPASPENLPENLLENAPENLPGIQPGILPGNLPENVPGILPGILPGNPPEIPPGNPPENLPGNLPGNLPGILPGNLPEILPENLTDAVCSASHLTVPVEDLDVPAAEETADCQEDQSTENISTIHKEEEAVYPEPCCIPDTQTRSSTDHRHSNNQTDCQSVSSFSSTLLKDSDSDTESFFSTGEDSVFSKGDDTMMGDSTSEVSVSCSSTDDTASVGPTSSSPESCVEGGPGDQGDRGHGRRWNPVEGHTQGPTAREGPGEGGGGGGGEAAEEVKDRLTEVTRRPAKHPPSVRSLSPFRRHSWGAGKNTAGNGDMNQCRTTQSPAEGKPTFHRRSCSLEGLSEVSDDGKGPSALGAITQEARLRGVVCHQGSSEERVRSLVPLTEEHQSELGVRTTEHGQKSRRTRLLRHSCPPMTLPLTKSVSTLSINQRDMDSTRSFSSTSGSLAYSISEEDIAGPLRTDFEGKSGTKVSRTFSYLKNKIYKKTRVSTATLLHYY